Below is a window of Patescibacteria group bacterium DNA.
GTGCGACGCTCGGTCAGAGCATGCGCGAGCGAGCGGTGCGTGCGATTGTCTACGCTTCGATTGCGATTGTGCTTTATCTCGCCGCTGTTTTCCGCAACACGCGCCGGGATTCACTTACGAAATACATTACAGTCGGCTCGACGATTGCGCTCGCGACAATCGTCGCCGAGTCGATGGTCGAGGATGATTTGACGCGCTGGATTGTCTTTCTCGGCATCCTCGCGATTTTCGCTATTTTCCTTGTTCTGGAAATTCGCAAGAAATCTCTGAGTTTGAAATACGGTGTGTGTGCGGTCGTCGCACTCATTCACGACATCGTGATTACGCTCGGCGTGCTCTCCGTGCTCGGTCACTTCATGGGTGTCGAAATCAATTCGCTCGTCATCACGGCTCTGCTCACGATTCTCGGCTTCTCCGTCCATGACACGATCGTCGTCTTCGACCGCTTGCGGGAGAATCGCAAATTTCAAACGGCGCACGAAACGCTTGCCACTGTCGCTGACAAATCCCTGAATCAAACGCTTGCCCGCTCAATCAATACTTCGCTCTCGACGCTCATCGTGCTCACGATTCTTTTCTTCATGGGCGCGGACTCGATCAAGTGGTTCGTCTTCACCCTGATTGTCGGCATCACAGTCGGGACTTACTCTTCGATTTTCAACGCGACACCGTTGCTCGTCTATTGGGAGAGCCGGAAGAATTAATCCAATTAAATGATTCAGTGTGGGAATAATCTAGCAATAATCCAATGTGGAAATAATTCAGTAGTTGAATAATCCAATGGGGAAATAATCCAATGATTAAATTTCTTTGGGTTATTTTTTTAGGCTCGGAATTCACTTCGTCGGTGAGATTACAGCGCCACTGTCGTGGAAGAATAAAACACAGCGTTAACCCCCGAGATATCTCGGG
It encodes the following:
- the secF gene encoding protein translocase subunit SecF; this encodes MIAFIRRSKIWFTISGVAFVLSIVAFIVFGFNFGIDFTGGSSLELKFEQTVDVQQVTAALNASQLKLGEPVVTPADSGSFLVRVRYLEDNERTQLESELGKSLGSFETQSFTTTGATLGQSMRERAVRAIVYASIAIVLYLAAVFRNTRRDSLTKYITVGSTIALATIVAESMVEDDLTRWIVFLGILAIFAIFLVLEIRKKSLSLKYGVCAVVALIHDIVITLGVLSVLGHFMGVEINSLVITALLTILGFSVHDTIVVFDRLRENRKFQTAHETLATVADKSLNQTLARSINTSLSTLIVLTILFFMGADSIKWFVFTLIVGITVGTYSSIFNATPLLVYWESRKN